In Cicer arietinum cultivar CDC Frontier isolate Library 1 chromosome 7, Cicar.CDCFrontier_v2.0, whole genome shotgun sequence, a single window of DNA contains:
- the LOC140918803 gene encoding uncharacterized protein translates to MDQGGDNSDEMYEGLEPDFEEMYDDLDPDFEEMYDDEEPNFDTMNERVEPVMIDLTDVFTTDMMLDTRDDLLKWARNVGRENGIVVVIFRSETATARPRIKTKLILGCERSGKYRPWKNPNLTRSTWTRKCECPFRLRGTRSSVGEGWYLHVICGLHNHEMAKKLIGHSFLGRLSQDEKNVLGDMTKNLITSGDVEVIVTDRDLALMNAVENVFPKAMNLLCLFHICKNVKAKCKMTVFPKKKQVQIIGYVEAWKNRVMHFGNTTTQRVESAHWSLKRILQDSISDICSVWKTINSIIILQRNEIITSFEKSIIQNVHRYSNRLYANLHGVVSKNAIDHIVAKYDRVTYSMIPRTIPLDAIHVWWSKLTFHVDASSKPSELSMKHKIDVIVKKFEELDVPGKISLKDKLREIVYPSTTSMCPPIANVKTKDDIIDAGDDGDCGYCAIADLLGMDENCWAFIRQQCVVELQEFMSHYEILFGGENYVRKFIHNVYVEQVASKDNWMTLPKMGYVITSKFNVVVVALSLNQSQTYFPLRSPPTTSMSEHRVIVIAFVKNLHFVQVYLKSDSPISPTSILWKKYCNKEARQWEFIYTDRMQHWLQIFPETINEVIVN, encoded by the exons ATGGATCAAGGGGGAGACAACAGTGATGAAATGTATGAAGGTTTGGAACCTGATTTTGAGgaaatgtatgatgatttggatcctgattttgaagaaatgtaTGATGATGAGGAACCTAATTTTGACACTATGAATGAAAGAGTTGAACCTGTTATGATTGATTTGACTGATGTGTTTACCACCGACATGATGTTAGATACACGAGATGATTTATTGAAATGGGCTAGAAATGTTGGAAGGGAAAATggaattgttgttgtgatttttaGATCTGAAACTGCGACAGCACGACCAAGaataaagacaaaattaattcttggttgtgaaagaagTGGTAAATATAGACCTTGGAAGAATCCTAATCTTACGAGGAGTACTTGGACTAGAAAATGTGAATGTCCATTTAGATTGAGAGGAACCAGATCAAGTGTTGGTGAAGGATGGTATTTGCATGTAATATGTGGTCTCCATAACCACGAAATGGCCAAAAAACTGATCGGTCACTCTTTCTTAGGCCGATTGTCTCAAGACGAGAAAAATGTACTTGGTGATATGACAAAGAACTTG ATTACAAGTGGTGACGTTGAAGTCATCGTTACCGATAGAGACCTTGCTTTGATGAACGCGGTTGAAAATGTTTTTCCAAAAGCAATGAATTTATTATGCTTGTTTCATATATGCAAGAATGTCAAAGCCAAGTGCAAGATGACTGTGTTTCCAAAAAAGAAGCAAGTGCAAATAAT TGGTTATGTTGAGGCGTGGAAAAATAGAGTTATGCACTTTGGGAACACCACAACACAAAGGGTTGAGTCGGCGCATTGGAGTTTGAAAAGGATATTACAAGATAGTATTAGTGATATATGCAGTGTTTGGAAAACCATCAATAGCATAATTATATTACAACGCAATGAGATAATAACATCATTTGAAAAGAGCATCATTCAAAATGTGCATCGATATAGTAATAGATTATACGCCAATTTGCATGGTGTTGTGTCCAAAAATGCAATAGATCACATTGTGGCAAAGTATGATCGCGTGAC GTATAGTATGATCCCACGTACCATTCCATTAGACGCTATTCATGTTTGGTGGAGTAAATTAACTTTCCATGTTGATGCATCGAGTAAACCTTCAGAGTTATCTATGAAACATAAAATAGATGTGATAGTGAAAAAGTTTGAAGAACTTGATGTACCTGGcaaaatttcacttaaagataaATTACGAGAGATCGTGTATCCATCGACTACGTCGATGTGTCCACCGATTGCCAATGTTAAAACAAAAG ATGACATTATTGATGCTGGTGATGATGGTGATTGTGGATATTGTGCAATTGCAGATTTACTGGGAATGGATGAGAACTGTTGGGCATTCATCCGTCAACAGTGTGTGGTAGAGCTTCAAGAGTTCATGTCACACTACGAGATACTATTTGGTGGAGAAAATTATGTTCGAAAATTTATACACAATGTGTATGTTGAGCAAGTTGCATCGAAGGATAATTGGATGACACTTCCAAAAATGGGATATGTGATTACTTCGAAGTTTAACGTGGTTGTCGTCGCATTATCACTTAACCAATCGCAAACATATTTTCCACTTCGAAGTCCACCAACAACATCTATGTCAGAGCATCGTGTGATTGTTATTGCATTTGTTAAGAACTTACATTTCGTACAG GTTTACTTAAAGTCAGATTCCCCTATATCACCAACAAGTATTTTGtggaaaaaatattgtaataaagAAGCACGACAATGGGAATTTATTTACACAGATCGCATGCAACATTGGTTGCAGATATTTCCAGAAActataaatgaagttattgtaAACTGA